From the Osmerus eperlanus chromosome 19, fOsmEpe2.1, whole genome shotgun sequence genome, one window contains:
- the mdh2 gene encoding malate dehydrogenase, mitochondrial — protein sequence MFSRVARPTVCIARSLSTSTQNNAKVAVLGASGGIGQPLSLLLKNSPLVGELSLFDIAHTPGVAADLGHIETRARVTGYMGADQLDAALQGCQVVVIPAGVPRKPGMTRDDLFNTNATIVATLADACARNCPEAMICIIANPVNSTIPITSEVMKKYGVYNPNRVFGVTTLDIVRANAFVADLKGLDPARVNVPVIGGHAGKTIIPLISQCSPKVEFPAEQLAALTGRIQEAGTEVVKAKAGAGSATLSMAYAGARFTFSVLDAMNGKEGVVECAYVRSEETECKYFSTPLLLGKHGIEKNLGLGKLTAFEEKLVADAIGELKGSIKKGEDFVVNMK from the exons ATGTTTTCTCGCGTAGCAAGACCTACAGTTTGTATAGCTCGAAGCTTGTCCACTTCAACACAG AACAATGCCAAGGTGGCAGTGCTGGGTGCATCCGGGGGCATCGGccaacccctctccctcctgctaaaGAACAGTCCTCTGGTCGGTGAACTCTCCCTCTTTGACATCGCACACACCCCCGGAGTGGCTGCCGACCTCGGCCACATTGAGACCAGGGCCCGGGTCACTG GTTACATGGGTGCTGACCAGCTGGATGCTGCACTGCAGGGCTGTCAGGTGGTTGTCATCCCTGCTGGAGTCCCCAGGAAGCCTG GCATGACCCGCGACGATCTGTTCAACACCAACGCTACCATCGTGGCCACCCTGGCTGACGCCTGTGCTCGCAACTGCCCGGAGGCCATGATCTGCATCATCGCCAACCCT GTCAACTCTACTATTCCCATTACATCAGAGGTCATGAAGAAATATGGTGTCTACAACCCCAACAGAGTGTTTGGAGTCACAACACTGGACATTGTCAGAGCGAATGCTTTCGTTGCAGATCTGAAA GGCCTTGACCCAGCGCGCGTTAATGTCCCAGTGATTGGAGGTCACGCAGGCAAGACTATCATTCCTCTCATTTCACAG TGTTCACCCAAAGTGGAGTTCCCAGCTGAGCAGCTGGCTGCCCTGACCGGCAGGATCCAGGAGGCTGGTACTGAGGTGGTCAAGGCCAAGGCTGGAGCAG GCTCTGCCACTCTCTCTATGGCCTACGCTGGTGCCAGGTTCACCTTCTCTGTCCTGGATGCCATGAACGGCAAGGAAGGGGTCGTCGAGTGCGCATACGTGAGATCTGAAGAGACCGAATGCAAGTACTTCTCCACACCTCTACTCCTTGGG AAACATGGGATTGAGAAGAACCTTGGGCTGGGCAAGCTGACAGCCTTTGAGGAGAAGCTGGTGGCCGATGCTATCGGAGAGCTCAAGGGCTCCATCAAGAAGGGAGAGGACTTTGTCGTCAACATGAAGTGA
- the LOC134039837 gene encoding GAS2-like protein 2A: protein MSTGIQQATHQSIKPFKSSEEYLYAMKEDLAEWLKDLYDIEIDVSNILEILETGSVLCFHANNVTRVAEEFIQNFGIVRQIQLPKNGVTFVNSAQRATFLARDNISNFINWCRQQMDIKDVLMFETDDLVLRKNEKNVVLCLLEVARRASRFGMAAPVLIQLEQEIEDEIQEDLEPEVTPPLDKPQRRASNIQNLDEMVQHLISRCTCPTQFPMIKVSEGKYRVGDSSTLIFVRILRNHVMVRVGGGWDTLEHYLDKHDPCRCSSLSHKLAQRPATPVHEIKGRLTPRPDGTGGTRQPSALLLSRHAQIPLQPVLWTPSAPSSIRKGLRPASLSPDLRSRSPRPRSRSPDPGSRTPDPVVRASRSHLHRSSLSPGPGDTRKTPGTGLRTFRELEAPSPSRLRQSASTPTLQHLQAEKYDSAFNSSTRTGREANRSSPAPRLTSSLPRPVQRSSTPQPQPQPQAQPQPQPHRSSTPQPQPQPQPQPQRSKTPLVFHRPPGQHSFQPQSQSMLESRLTQTWTKSQFASKLRQSSNHTDNSSLSSILRQGGPCTPRPATPIRGYSPARYTPDCTRQPTITIQEPDNDNPPQKRPTLIRTFCPANKNRDYSFGEAPVRSFSPIGGTPRGVQNKTSTPEMNSTNTSHSSSNGDTDPTKRQPPSRQNASGYPVTEKTSSVIINYELRGSLDELDSHKVCSQGCREGNTEKRYLFIPPPPISPAEEASLYQSLEDEILANLRQLSVDSDDDSRSSDQGDRNHNYSHQTAPESRKRDPSTYAASLDRSSEVSYDAVVAELSQGQERPVKAHVESWADTVGSRGSKLASSSAEVDTGLTLKVTSSWSSFGSSVESKEPPIECKSPPHTSNRVNVSRCGTTTKSASVNPRPDSKEPENLKKHRPGSLRRRRTLKKPERVPSIYKLKLRPRLRPRYDHRPGKKPSRIPTPVSYRVSQTTEDPGGATTDMLNPQKQPRPLNSNIQANQQSSLESYGRLHSCRQPDGNDDPIRLKQRQAPSQETAADPEHESWV, encoded by the exons ATGTCCACCGGGATTCAGCAAGCCACACATCAAAGCATTAAGCCTTTCAAGTCCAGCGAAGAATACCTCTATGCTATGAAGGAGGATTTGGCAGAATGGCTGAAAGACTTGTATGACATTGAAATCGACGTGAGCAACATTTTGGAAATACTAGAGACTGGCTCCGTCCTCTGTTTCCACGCCAATAATGTCACAAGAGTCGCGGAAGAGTTCATTCAGAATTTCGGAATAGTGCGGCAGATCCAGTTGCCAAAAAACGGTGTCACTTTTGTAAATTCAGCCCAACGAGCGACCTTTCTAGCCCGGGACAACATCTCAAATTTCATAAACTGGTGCCGACAGCAGATGGATATCAAAG aTGTGCTCATGTTTGAAACGGACGACCTGGTGCTGAGAAAGAACGAGAAAAATGTCGTGCTGTGTCTTCTGGAGGTGGCCCGGCGAGCCTCTCGTTTCGGCATGGCTGCCCCAGTGCTGAtccagctggagcaggagatagAGGATGAAATTCAAGAGGACCTTGAGCCGGAGGTCACCCCGCCACTGGATAAACCCCAGCGCCGTGCCTCCAACATCCAGAATCTGGATGAGATG GTCCAGCACTTGATAAGCCGATGCACCTGTCCCACTCAGTTTCCTATGATCAAAGTGTCAGAGGGCAAATATAGAGTCGGTGACTCCAGTACTCTTATATTTGTGCGG ATCCTGCGGAATCATGTGATGGTGAgagtgggaggtgggtgggACACCCTGGAGCATTATCTAGACAAGCATGACCCCTGCCGCTGCAGCTCTCTCT CCCACAAGCTGGCCCAGCGCCCGGCCACTCCGGTCCACGAGATCAAAGGCAGGTTGACGCCGCGCCCAGACGGCACTGGGGGGACCCGGCAACCTTCCGCTCTGCTCCTGAGCCGACATGCTCAGATCCCGCTCCAGCCTGTCCTCTGGACCCCCTCGGCACCCTCCTCCATCCGGAAGGGTCTGAGGCCCGCCAGCCTGTCGCCGGACCTCCGCTCTCGAAGCCCACGTCCGAGGTCTCGCTCCCCAGACCCGGGGTCTAGGACCCCGGATCCTGTCGTCAGAGCCTCCCGCTCCCATCTCCAcaggtcctccctctctccaggccccGGGGACACCAGGAAAACTCCAGGCACAGGGCTCAGAACCTTCAGAGAACTCGAGGCTCCTTCTCCGAGCAG ACTGAGACAAAGTGCCTCCACGCCCACACTTCAGCACCTCCAAGCAGAGAAATATGACTCGGCATTCAACTCCTCCACCAGGACAGGCCGTGAAGCCAAccgctcctccccagccccgcgCCTGACCAGCAGCCTTCCTCGCCCCGTCCAGCGCTCCTCCacaccccagcctcaaccccagccccaggcccaaccccaaccccaaccccatcgctcctccacaccccagccccaaccccagccccaaccccagccccagcgaTCTAAAACCCCCTTGGTCTTCCACAGGCCCCCTGGCCAACACTCCTTCCAACCACAGTCCCAGTCTATGCTGGAAAGTAGGCTCACCCAAACCTGGACCAAATCCCAGTTTGCCTCCAAGCTCAGACAGAGCTCCAACCACACCGATAATTCCAGCCTTTCTTCAATCCTGAGGCAAGGAGGGCCTTGTACACCCAGACCTGCTACCCCTATAAGAGGTTACAGTCCAGCTAGATATACTCCTGACTGCACAAGGCAACCCACCATCACTATCCAGGAGCCCGACAATGATAATCCTCCACAAAAAAGGCCAACTCTAATTCGCACCTTCTGCCCTGCCAATAAGAACAGGGATTACTCGTTCGGGGAGGCCCCAGTTAGGTCCTTTAGTCCCATTGGTGGAACCCCTAGGGGGGTTCAAAACAAGACATCTACCCCTGAAATGAACTCAACCAACACTTCACACAGCTCTTCAAATGGTGATACGGATCCTACGAAAAGGCAGCCCCCGTCCAGACAAAATGCATCTGGCTACCCTGTTACCGAGAAGACCTCTTCTGTTATTATTAACTATGAACTTAGAGGGAGCCTAGATGAGCTTGACTCACACAAGGTCTGTAGCCAAGGCTGTagagagggaaacacagagAAACGCTACCTCTtcattcctcctccccccatcagtCCAGCTGAGGAAGCCAGTCTGTACCAGAGTCTGGAAGACGAGATCCTGGCCAACCTCCGGCAGCTCAGCGTCGACTCGGATGACGACAGCCGAAGCAGTGACCAGGGGGACCGCAACCACAACTACTCACATCAGACTGCCCCAGAAAGCCGGAAACGAGATCCCAGCACATATGCTGCAAGTCTCGACCGTTCAAGTGAGGTTAGCTATGACGCGGTCGTTGCTGAACTCTCCCAAGGACAGGAGCGGCCAGTGAAGGCGCACGTGGAGAGCTGGGCAGACACAGTCGGTTCTAGAGGCAGCAAACTTGCGTCCAGTAGTGCAGAGGTGGACACAGGTCTAACCCTCAAAGTGACCAGTTCCTGGTCCTCATTTGGATCCAGTGTTGAGTCTAAAGAGCCACCCATTGAATGTAAAAGCCCCCCTCACACGAGCAACAGAGTTAACGTTAGCCGTTGTGGCACGACCACCAAATCAGCTTCAGTAAATCCTCGACCCGACTCAAAAGAGCCAGAGAACCTGAAAAAGCACCGACCTGGCTCTCTCAGACGAAGAAGGACCTTAAAGAAACCAGAGAGAGTCCCTTCCATCTACAAACTGAAGCTCCGCCCAAGACTCCGACCCAGATACGACCACAGACCCGGGAAGAAGCCCTCCAGGATCCCCACCCCCGTCTCCTACAGGGTCAGTCAAACCACGGAGGACCCTGGAGGAGCTACGACAGACATGCTGAACCCACAGAAACAACCTCGTCCACTCAACTCAAACATCCAGGCAAACCAGCAGAGTTCTTTGGAAAGCTATGGGAGGCTTCATAGCTGCAGACAGCCTGATGGCAACGATGATCCAATTAGGCTAAAACAGAGGCAAGCTCCCAGCCAGGAAACAGCAGCGGATCCGGAACATGAGTCTTGGGTTTAG
- the LOC134039838 gene encoding ras-like protein family member 10B: MHWPVVCENREGGGAAAGSRGARGGGARMPPPFRIAVLGAQGVGKTAIVQRFLHDDYSDRPAPAPSRARQVHLAAAVLNGHVHDLQITDYPAIASFPGSSLQEWTDTCCRGIRSAHVYILVYDICCFDSFEYVKTMRQQILETRMVGTSDTPILIVGNKRDLQRGRVIPRHNVSDLVRKSWKCGYVECSAKFNWHMLLLFGEALRSVGCVRCKHVHATIRFQRALRRERCSLM, from the exons ATGCACTGGCCCGTGGTTTgcgagaacagggagggcggcGGGGCGGCCGCGGGCAGCCGTGGGGCTCGCGGGGGAGGCGCCCGGATGCCCCCTCCCTTCCGGATCGCCGTGCTTGGGGCGCAGGGCGTGGGCAAGACGGCCATCGTGCAGCGCTTCCTCCACGATGACTACAGCGACCGGCCCGCGCCGGCGCCGAGCCGCGCGCGCCAGGTCCACCTGGCTGCCGCCGTCCTCAACGGTCACGTGCACGACCTGCAGATCACGGACTACCCGGCCATCGCCAGCTTTCCTGGCAGCAGCCTGCAG GAATGGACAGACACTTGCTGCCGAGGCATCCGCAGTGCTCACGTCTACATCCTGGTCTATGACATCTGCTGCTTTGACAGCTTTGAATACGTCAAGACCATGCGTCAGCAGATCCTGGAGACCAG GATGGTGGGGACATCGGACACTCCCATCCTCATTGTGGGCAACAAGAGGGACCTCCAGCGGGGGCGGGTCATCCCGCGCCACAACGTCTCCGACCTGGTGAGGAAGAGCTGGAAGTGTGGCTACGTGGAGTGCTCCGCCAAGTTCAACTGGCACATGTTGCTGCTCTTCGGCGAGGCGCTGCGCAGCGTGGGCTGTGTGCGCTGCAAACACGTCCACGCCACCATCCGCTTCCAGCGGGCGCTGCGGAGGGAGCGCTGCAGCCTCATGTGA